The following are encoded in a window of Aptenodytes patagonicus chromosome 29, bAptPat1.pri.cur, whole genome shotgun sequence genomic DNA:
- the LOC143171620 gene encoding LOW QUALITY PROTEIN: arachidonate 12-lipoxygenase, 12R-type-like (The sequence of the model RefSeq protein was modified relative to this genomic sequence to represent the inferred CDS: deleted 2 bases in 2 codons; substituted 1 base at 1 genomic stop codon): MAVYKVKVATGDILEGGTNNSISITLVGSRGERHRTTINYWLLPGTEKDMTMHCEQDLGHIILIHLHKRRLFLEDAWFCRDIRVMGPDGTLYRFPCYQWLEGVTTVEVRESSGKKLVDDELEILKEHRQQELKARQEAYQWKSFTKGWPRCLNVGSILELDSNVQFSCVRATNFTGVLIFQGAFHLLAGFLLRPTFWKSLDEMRSIFSWTRGREIVPEYVARHWXEDDFFSYQFFNGNNPITIQHCVMLPAKFLVTLEMVAGSLGGGTNLGKEMQEGQIFIVDYEVLEGIAASTIHRRWQHIATLLCLLHQGADGLLRAIAIQLSQTPGPTSPIFLQSNAKWDWLLAKTWRNADFYSWKLLTHPLRTHLFGEVFAIATLCQLPTCHPLFKLLVPHFHFNTLAQSVLINPGGVIDKGSGVTCEGMLLIIQQGLEKATYTSLCLPDDMWHCGVAHLPSYWDDAMSLWEAIESFISGIVAFCYGEDAAVSGDAELQAWVMDIFTNGFLGRISSGIPSSLRMVVELSKFLTMAVFTCSAQHAAVNNGQCDLGAFLPNAPSSMRHPPPAEKGKAFLQHFLTTIPEVDTTANILVALILLSSCLSDVILLGQYLEERFTEVEPHWLIRAFQGQLEEIRDRIEERNHWAKLRYNYMNPLKTENSISEWLSAAMLLIRQC; the protein is encoded by the exons ATGGCCGTCTACAAGGTGAAGGTGGCAACGGGTGACATCCTCGAAGGTGGGACCAACAactccatctccatcaccttggtGGGCAGCCGTGGTGAGAGGCACCGGACAACCATCAACTACTGGTTGCTGCCGGGGACG GAGAAGGACATGACCATGCACTGCGAGCAGGACTTGGGTCACATCATCCTCATCCACCTGCACAAGCGGCGGCTCTTCTTGGAGGATGCCTGGTTCTGCAGGGACATCCGCGTGATGGGCCCTGACGGCACCCTCTACCGCTTCCCCTGCtaccagtggctggagggggttACCACGGTGGAGGTCCGGGAGAGCTCGG ggaaaaagctggtggatgatgagctggagatcctcaaggagcatcggcagcaggagctgaaggcacggcaggaggcttacca gtggaagagcttcaccaagggctggcCCCGTTGCCTCAATGTGGGCTCCATCCTCGAGCTGGACTCCAATGTTCAGTTCTCCTGCGTGAGGGCCACCAACTTCACCggtgtcctcatcttcca AGGGGCCTTCCACCTTCTGGCAGGGTTCCTCTTGAGACCCAccttctggaagagcctggatGAGATGCGCAGCATCTTCTCCTGGACACGGGGCAGGGAGATTG TCCCCGAGTACGTGGCCAGGCACTGGTgagaagatgacttcttcagTTACCAGTTCTTCAATGGCAACAACCCCATCACCATTCAGCACTGCGTGATGCTGCCGGCCAAATTCCTGGTGACGCTGGAGATGGTGGCCGGTTCTTTGGGTGGTGGCACCAACCTGGGCAAGGAGATGCAAGAGGGTCAGATCTTCATCGTT GACTatgaggtgctggaaggcattgcggccagcaccatccacaggcgctggcagcacatcgccaccctgctctgcctgctgcaccagggtgcCGACGGGCTCCTACGTGCCATCGCCATCCAG ctcagccaaacaccgggacccaccagccccatcttcttacaaagcaatGCCAAGTGGGACTGGCTGTTGGCCAAGACCTGGCGCAACGCCGACTTCTACAGC TGGAagctcctcacccaccccttGAGGACCCACCTCTTTGGGGAGGTCTTCGCCATCGCCACCCTATGCCAACTGCCCACCTGTCACCCCCTCTTCAAG ctcctcgtcCCCCACTTCCACTTCAACACGTTGGCCCAGAGCGTCCTCATCAACCCTGGTGGCGTCATCGACAAG GGCTCGGGGGTTACCTGTgaggggatgctgctgatcatccagcagggcttggagaaggccacctacacctccctctgcctccctgatgacaTGTGGCACTGCGGCGTGGCGCACCTCCCCAGCTACTGGGATGACGCAATGAGCCTCTGGGAAGCCATCGAG AGCTTCATCTCCGGCATTGTGGCTTTCTGCTATGGGGAGGATGCAGCGGTGAGCGGGGATGCTGAGCTGCAGGCTTGGGTGATGGACATCTTCACCAATGGCTTCTTGGGCAGGATCTCCTCGG gTATCCCCTCCTCACTGCGGATGGTGGTGGAGCTCAGCAAGTTCCTCACCATGGCAGTGTTCACCTGCTCGGCACAGCACGCAGCCGTCAACAATGGGcag TGTGACCTGGGCGCCTTCCTCCCCAACGCCCCGTCCTCCATGCGCCACCCGCCACcggcagagaagggcaaggcctTCCTCCAACACTTCCTCACCACCATCCCTGAGGTGGACACCACCGCCAacatcctggtggccctcatcctcctcagctcatgcctcagtgacgtg aTACTCCTGGGACAGTACCTGGAGGAGCGGTTCACGGAGGTGGAACCCCACTGGCTCATCAGGGCCTtccaagggcagctggaggagatccgGGACCGCATCGAGGAGAGGAACCACTGGGCCAAGCTGAGATACAACTACATGAACCCCCTGAAGACCGAGAACAGCATCTCCGA GTGGCTTtctgcagcaatgctgctcatcagGCAGTGTTAA